GCCAACTTACGATCCAAGACGACTTCCATGTTACCGGTTCCCTTGAACTCTTGGAAAATGGCTTCGTCCATTCGCGAGTTCGTGTCCACCAAGCAGGTGCCGACAATCGTCAGCGAACCGCCTTCTTGGAAGGCGCGGGCCGTCGCGAAGAGTTTCTTGGGGATGTCCATCGCTCGAATGTCCAAGCCGCCGGTACCGGTGGCACCGCCGCGACCTGACTTGCCAACCCATTTATTGAAGGCGCGAGCCAGACGGGTAATCGAGTCCAGCATCAAGAAAACGTCTTGGCCTGATTCGGCGAGTCGTTTCGCTCGGTCGATCGCAAGTTGGCTCAATCGAACATGGCTTTCGATGTCCATGTCCAGACTGCTTGCAATCACTTCGCCATTGACGATGCTGCGACGCATGTCGGTCACTTCTTCGGGACGTTCGTCGATCAACAGCACCATCAGCTTTAGGTCGGGATGGTTCTTTGAAATCCCTTCGGCGATGTGCTGGAGCATGATTGTTTTACCGCTACGAGGCGGTGCAACGATCAGTGCTCGCTGGCCTTTGCCCATGGGAGCCAGCAGGTCGATGACCCGGTTGGTCAGAGGCATTTTGCCGTTTTCGAGCTTCAGTGGCACTTCCGGATTGATCGGCGTCAAGTTATCGAAGTGAGGAGCGTCGATGTATTTTTCAGGCGGTGTGCCTTCGACATCAAGAATCTCACGGACCCGTGGTCCTTGTTGCCGCTTCGCCTGTTGCACCATGGTGTGCAGCATGACGCCTTGTCGAAGCCCGAACTTTTCGACCATCGTGCCCGGCACGAATGGATCGGTTCGTTCGCGAATGTAATTGTTGGTTGGGCTACGCAGAAAACCGTAACCATTGGGGTGCATTTCAAGGATGCCGGACCACTCTTCCAGTGGTGCATCGCTGACGAAATCGGCTGGTTCTCCGTTGCCACCTTGGCCACCGTTTCCGCCTCCTCCTCCGCCACCACCGCGTCGTCGACGCCGTGATCGGGGCTTGCTGCCACCACCACCGCTAGGTGCTCCATTGCCGGTACCGCCTCCGTTGCCAGAGCCGTTGCCGTTTTGAGAGCCGCCATAACCACCCCGGCTGCGAGGTGAACGCTTCTTTTTTGCCATCTGTCATTCCTGGACCCGCAATAGACGCCCGTGATGGGGTGATTCGGTGAAAACATTCGATGGATGTGAGCTAATGTTGTGACCTAAAAACTGTCCACAACGATGCCAAAACATCAAAGTCACCGAGTCGATTGAGGTAACCAACAAGAGGAACCGCGTTTGAAAACTGAACGTGAAGTCTGGAGCGATGAGGGTGGCGGTAACACCCTCAAGGCGACTATTGAAGTTCACGAAATTCGAGAACTTACATCCGTGGCAATTCCTTGCCGAAAGATTCCCATCGAACAAGTGCAGGAAGATGCCTGCATTGCCCCAACGACACCCAATGATCCGTCACCAAAACAACCACTCGAAACAGACGATCCCGCTTTGTCGCAAAGACAAATCATGATCAGTGAAAAGAGAGGTGCCGAAAGGCGATGATTCGAATCCCGAGAGGACGCCCAGAAACTAAAGGGGCTTGGCCTCACTCTGAAAGCGATTCGGAGTCTTCGGGGGCCATCGTAAGATCAAACGGTGAACAATACAGTCGTGCTGTCGTCCGCCGTTGAGATATTCACTACTTCCGAAAATATAGGTCTCCGCTGAAGCCTGTCAAGGCAGTTTGGCGGGTTCTTGGCAAAAGAAGTGGCTTGCAGTTTGCTGCTCAAGCTTCCTTTGTAATCTTTCCCGCTTTCACGAGATTGTCGTTCTTCGCTTGCCAGTTCGCGGCGACCGGGTGATCGGAAATCAACCAGTTTGGTCGCAAAACCTTCTTTCACTGTCGCTCGGAAAACTCGCCAGTTGCTGTGCCGAGCACACTCAGCCAGCGGAAACTGGGTTTGGGCTGTTCATCTGGACGGCACTGAATCGTTCGGTCCAACGTAGGCGAGACCAGAGGCTGGGCCGCACTAAATTACGGTCATCGGGTGAAATGGAGTGCAACTTCCCGCGTGCGGTACGCAGCACAATGGTGCCGTCGTCGAGGACTTCGTCGACCACCCAAAACTTATCGACGACGTAGGCGTAGGTTTCGCCTTTGCGGTTCGCTTTCACTTCCACGGCGCGACGACCTGGATGCGTGCTTCGCTTGCTTTTGCGGTAAATCGCCCAGTCGCCCGCACGCCACTGTGTCGAAAAAACGCCCAAGCTTTGCGTCCACAAAGGATGTAGCGTTGGTCGTAAACTGTCGAGAATTGTTTGGTATGACATTGTTGTTTACCTCATGTTTCCGGAGGGGCGTTTCCATCTTCGCCCTGGGACAGGTTGACTATTATAGCTGCAATATGGGGGGGCAGGGCAGATTTAGACGCGATGCCGCTCAAATTTGAGTGGAACTGGACGGCTAAGTGCGGTTATTGAGCGTCAAACTCGTTCCCAGCGAATCGCTAGCAATCTGGCCAGAACTAAGAGTGCAAATGCAGTGCCTAACAAGACAGTTAGTTGCGGGCCGAGTTCGCTAGGGGGCAACCCCCGCCAGAAAACTTTGTCGTAACCGTCGAGTGCCCAAGCGTTGAAGGTCCATAAACCCGCCTCTTGCAGGCTTTCGCTCATCACGTACCGAGGCACCATTGAGCCGCCCAGAGCACTCATGCTTAAAACCGCCACGACAGATAGGCCGTTGAGTTGCCCACGGCTTGAG
The Neorhodopirellula lusitana DNA segment above includes these coding regions:
- the rho gene encoding transcription termination factor Rho yields the protein MAKKKRSPRSRGGYGGSQNGNGSGNGGGTGNGAPSGGGGSKPRSRRRRRGGGGGGGGNGGQGGNGEPADFVSDAPLEEWSGILEMHPNGYGFLRSPTNNYIRERTDPFVPGTMVEKFGLRQGVMLHTMVQQAKRQQGPRVREILDVEGTPPEKYIDAPHFDNLTPINPEVPLKLENGKMPLTNRVIDLLAPMGKGQRALIVAPPRSGKTIMLQHIAEGISKNHPDLKLMVLLIDERPEEVTDMRRSIVNGEVIASSLDMDIESHVRLSQLAIDRAKRLAESGQDVFLMLDSITRLARAFNKWVGKSGRGGATGTGGLDIRAMDIPKKLFATARAFQEGGSLTIVGTCLVDTNSRMDEAIFQEFKGTGNMEVVLDRKLADRRVYPAIDISMSGTRREELLLDEETYETVSMLRRTLSEMHPVDAMEQLTKQLGRFDDNEGFLKLISGAKLA